CAGTTATTTTCCGCCGAGTTAATCTTAGCTATCGACGCCGTCCCCGGCGTCGAAGTTTAATATGCAAAAGAATATTCTCGCCCCCTCCATCATCGCCGCAAACCTCGCACATATCGCCGACGAAGTCGCTGCCATCGAATCTGCTGGAGCCGATTGGATTCACGTGGATGTGATGGACGGCCATTTCGTGCCTGCAATTACACTTGGTCCTTTATTTGTCGAATCTCTTAAAGGGACGAGCAAGCTCCCTCTCGATGTGCATATGATGATTCTCGAACCGGAGAAGCATATCGAAGCGTTTGCGAAAGCCGGTGCGAGCAACCTCACTGTCCATGTCGAGACCTGCCCCGATCTGCCGTATGTAATAAAAAAAATTAAGTCTTTGGGCTGTACCGCCGGAGTGGCATTGAATCCCGCAACGCCAGCCTCTTCCATCGACTCCGCCCTGCCATTGGTAGACCTGGTTCTCGTCATGAGCGTCGTCCCCGGTTTTTCCGGTCAAAAATTCATGCCAGAGACGATCTCCAAGGTCGAGGAGATTCGCGCGAAATTGAACGCACTCCGTTCCAACGCCCATCTCGAAGTGGACGGCGGCATCAATGCCGATACCCTTCCCTTGATGAAGAAAGCTGGCGCAAATGTCTTCGTGGCGGGGAACGCAGTTTTCAAACATCCGAAGGGGAGCGGGGCGGGGGCAGAGGCGTTGAAAGAAATATTAATGGTGTGGTAGGGAAGGGGTAACCCCGCCCCTACAATTTCGATTAAACAAAAAATCGCGGCGTTGTTCGCCGCGATCCCTTCGCAAAGAATCCGTCCTTACGCCGCTACTTTACCGAGCGTCTTGATGCACTTGGCGCACAGGGTCTTCTTCACGAGGCGGCCTTTTTCCATCACCGAAACCTTTTGGAGATTGGGTTTGAAGGTGCGGTTGGTGGCGCGTTGTGAGAAGGAGCGGTTGTGTCCGAAGGTGGTCGTTTTGCCGCAGTGGTTGCACTTTGCCATGTCTGAGAATCCTTTCTTCGTCTTTCCTTGCAATAATTCCATTTGCCCTTTTCGAAGGCACGGCATTTTACCATAGAACGTAACCAACTTCAAGAAGAGATGTTAAAATAGGGACATACTATAATTTTGTCTCTTGCGCCGTGACAGCGCAAGATCGAATCGTTCACGCCGCCGGGGACGGCGGTTTGAGTTGAAAACGACTGAGGAACCTATGGGCGAAGAAACGACTTCACTGGGCGGGATTCACGTCTCGCCGAATGCGGTGGCGACGATCGCATATCATGCCACGCTTCAATCTTACGGGGTGGTGGGGCTGGCTCCCAAGAACCTGGCAGACGGCATCGTCTCCAGCATCACCCGCGAACCTTCACGGGGAATCTCCGTCCGATACCTGGAGGATGAGATCCATATCGACGTGCATGTCATTGTCGAATTCGGGACGCGCATCAACGCCGTGGCAGAGAGTGTGGCGAATACGGTCCGCTTCCATGTGGAAAAAGCTTTGGGATTGAAAGTCAGCACGGTCAATGTGCATGTGGCGGGATTGCGAATCAGCAATACGGATTAGGAGAAGCGATTCATGGCGATCGATACCGCGCGAGTGGAGAAATTGCGTAAGCGTACCGTTGACGGGCAGGCATTCAAACGCCTTGTCGAAGCCGGGTTGACCTGGCTCCGGACAAACCAGCAGGTGGTCAATGCGTTGAACGTGTTTCCGGTCCCGGATGGGGATACCGGCACGAATATGAGTTTGACCCTGCAGGCGGCATGGAACGAGATCAAAGATAAAGGTACGCGTCATCTTGGCGAGATGGCGGGGGCTTTTTCCAAGGGTGCGTTGATGGGCGCGCGCGGCAATTCGGGGGTGATCACCAGCCAGATCCTACGCGGTTTTTCACGCGCCGTGCATGAAAGCGAATCATTGGATATCCAAACATTCGTCAAAGCGCTGGGCGAAGCGCGCGATACGGCGTATAAAGGCGTCGTCAAACCTGTCGAGGGGACGATCCTAACCGTCATTAAAGAAACTGCCAATGCGGCCGAATCAGC
This portion of the Anaerolineales bacterium genome encodes:
- the rpe gene encoding ribulose-phosphate 3-epimerase — protein: MQKNILAPSIIAANLAHIADEVAAIESAGADWIHVDVMDGHFVPAITLGPLFVESLKGTSKLPLDVHMMILEPEKHIEAFAKAGASNLTVHVETCPDLPYVIKKIKSLGCTAGVALNPATPASSIDSALPLVDLVLVMSVVPGFSGQKFMPETISKVEEIRAKLNALRSNAHLEVDGGINADTLPLMKKAGANVFVAGNAVFKHPKGSGAGAEALKEILMVW
- a CDS encoding 50S ribosomal protein L28, which encodes MAKCNHCGKTTTFGHNRSFSQRATNRTFKPNLQKVSVMEKGRLVKKTLCAKCIKTLGKVAA
- a CDS encoding Asp23/Gls24 family envelope stress response protein produces the protein MGEETTSLGGIHVSPNAVATIAYHATLQSYGVVGLAPKNLADGIVSSITREPSRGISVRYLEDEIHIDVHVIVEFGTRINAVAESVANTVRFHVEKALGLKVSTVNVHVAGLRISNTD